The following proteins are encoded in a genomic region of Primulina huaijiensis isolate GDHJ02 chromosome 3, ASM1229523v2, whole genome shotgun sequence:
- the LOC140973113 gene encoding serine/threonine-protein kinase GRIK1-like, with the protein MGCCECFGFAFAKKPKKVIQSSRGLPNNTSQEFLLDEETGDEEDDSYGGDMTDMGNGGESDFQSPRKRSEEILLHRMQSGLICREFPVKETHIVLRSEDENENKMVNEYVRERKIGAGSYGKVNLYRSCLDGKHYAIKVFHKCHLLKLRVGPSETAMTDVLREVLIMKVLGHPNIVNLIEVIDDPTADHFYMVLEYVEGKWVCEDTGPAGSLGEDTARKYLRDIVSGLMYLHAHNIVHGDIKPDNLLITGSGTVKIGDFSVSQVFEGDNDELRRSPGTPVFTAPECCLGATYRGKAADTWAVGVTLYCMVLGNYPFLGETLQDTYDKIVNNPLLLPDDMNPLLKNLLEGLLCKDPTQRMTLEDVSQHEWVVGGDGLILEYLCWCKRNNLEKGVSAETEAHAQT; encoded by the exons ATGGGTTGCTGTGAGTGTTTTGGTTTCGCCTTTGCAAAGAAACCCAAAAAGGTCATCCAATCCAGTAGGGGGTTACCCAATAACACTTCTCAGGAGTTCTTGTTGGATGAAGAGACAGGTGATGAAGAAGATGACTCTTACGGTGGTGACATGACTGATATGGGGAATGGGGGTGAATCTGATTTCCAGAGTCCTAGAAAACGATCAGAGGAAATTCTCTTGCACCGCATGCAGAGTGGACTTATTTGCAGAGAGTTCCCTGTTAAAGAAACTCACATTGTCCTTCGTTCAGAG GATGAAAACGAAAATAAGATGGTTAATGAATATGTCCGTGAACGCAAAATAGGTGCTGGCAGCTATGGAAAAGTG AATCTCTATCGAAGTTGTTTGGATGGAAAACATTATGCAATAAAG GTCTTTCACAAGTGTCATTTGTTAAAGCTGAGAGTTGGACCTTCAGAAACTGCCATGACTGATGTTTTGCGTGAG GTTTTAATCATGAAAGTATTGGGTCATCCAAATATTGTGAATCTCATTGAGGTTATCGATGACCCCACAGCAGATCACTTTTATATGG TTCTTGAATATGTGGAAGGAAAATGGGTCTGCGAAGATACTGGTCCTGCGGGTAGCTTAGGAGAAGACACGGCTCGGAAGTACTTGCGTGATATTGTTTCTGGTTTGATGTATCTTCATGCCCAT AATATAGTGCATGGGGATATCAAGCCTGATAACTTATTAATTACTGGTTCTGGAACTGTTAAGATCGGGGATTTCAGCGTCAGCCAGGTTTTTGAG GGTGATAACGATGAGCTTCGCCGGTCTCCTGGAACTCCAGTATTTACTGCACCTGAGTGTTGTTTAGGTGCAACCTATCGTGGAAAAGCTGCTGATACATGGGCAGTTGGAGTAACATTGTACTGTATGGTTCTGGGTAATTACCCTTTTCTAGGAGAGACTTTACAAGATACATATGACAAG ATAGTAAATAACCCATTGTTACTCCCGGACGATATGAACCCTCTCTTGAAGAATCTTCTTGAGGGCCTTCTTTGCAAAG ATCCTACGCAACGGATGACTCTAGAGGATGTTTCCCAGCACGAATGGGTCGTGGGAGGAGATGGGCTGATTCTCGAGTACTTATGTTGGTGTAAGCGCAACAATCTTGAGAAAGGAGTGTCTGCAGAGACTGAAGCGCACGCTCAAACTTGA